The following are from one region of the Bacteroidales bacterium genome:
- a CDS encoding winged helix-turn-helix transcriptional regulator: MIKNKKLTRATELLFGLHHTNIHIGRFKTQTIIIDDLMIRSPLILAVDEAIDFIKKNIRLAFEIGGETTQRKERWQYPIPAIRELLLNAIVHRDYTDPTDVIIKIFDEEIEITNPGKLLGGLTIEKILSGNYVPKHRNKLIVESFYLTGDIEKYGTGFRRVKEWFKDYPELKYKILDLKDFIQIKIFNVTENVTENIILKEIENNNKITTNELAKRLNLTRRTIARYISNLKEQDVLKRIGPDKGGYWKIINDEK, from the coding sequence TTGATAAAAAACAAAAAACTGACAAGAGCGACAGAATTATTATTCGGTTTACATCATACAAATATTCATATAGGGCGGTTTAAAACCCAAACAATCATTATTGACGACTTAATGATCCGAAGCCCGTTAATCCTTGCTGTTGACGAGGCAATAGATTTTATCAAGAAGAACATTCGTTTAGCTTTTGAGATAGGCGGTGAAACCACACAGCGAAAAGAACGCTGGCAATATCCTATCCCGGCTATCAGAGAATTACTTTTAAATGCAATTGTTCACCGTGATTATACCGATCCTACAGATGTTATTATTAAGATTTTTGATGAAGAAATTGAAATTACAAATCCCGGTAAATTGCTTGGCGGCCTGACAATAGAAAAAATATTATCCGGTAATTATGTACCAAAGCACAGAAACAAATTAATTGTTGAATCTTTTTATCTGACCGGTGATATTGAGAAATATGGAACAGGATTTCGCAGAGTTAAGGAATGGTTTAAGGATTACCCGGAATTAAAGTATAAAATACTCGATCTAAAGGACTTTATACAAATAAAGATTTTTAATGTCACAGAAAATGTCACAGAAAATATAATTTTAAAAGAGATTGAAAACAATAATAAAATAACCACCAATGAATTGGCAAAAAGATTAAATCTTACAAGAAGAACAATTGCACGGTACATAAGTAATCTAAAAGAACAAGACGTTCTTAAACGAATAGGACCCGATAAAGGCGGATACTGGAAAATAATAAACGATGAAAAATAA
- a CDS encoding putative DNA binding domain-containing protein: MTESKLQQIIKQGENEIVEFKQSFSKSVIETLVAFSNTKGGRILIGVADDGTVQGVSITEETVQKWINEVKQNTDPAILPVIDIADIDNKTIVVFTISEFPVKPVSYKDRFFARKQNSNHRLNAEQIT, translated from the coding sequence ATGACCGAAAGTAAATTACAACAGATTATAAAACAAGGCGAAAACGAAATTGTAGAATTTAAGCAGTCGTTTTCCAAATCGGTTATCGAAACGCTAGTTGCTTTTTCCAATACCAAAGGCGGCCGGATATTAATAGGTGTAGCAGATGATGGCACGGTACAAGGAGTTTCTATCACAGAAGAAACTGTTCAGAAATGGATTAATGAAGTTAAGCAAAATACAGACCCTGCTATATTACCTGTTATAGATATTGCAGATATTGATAATAAAACAATAGTTGTTTTTACTATAAGTGAATTCCCCGTTAAACCGGTATCTTATAAAGATAGGTTTTTTGCCAGAAAACAAAATTCCAATCACAGGCTTAATGCCGAACAAATTACCTAA